The Thermosynechococcus sp. genome has a segment encoding these proteins:
- a CDS encoding dTDP-4-dehydrorhamnose 3,5-epimerase family protein, translated as MSRFTITATPLAGLMVLERHPRMDARGYLERLFCIDELKTLLAGRTILQINHTFTAQKGTVRGLHFQHPPHAEMKFVHCLRGEVFDVAVDLRKGSPTFLKWHAEVLTPDNHKTLVIPEGFAHGFQTLTDDCEMLYFHTAAYHPNAEAGLHPLDLRLAIHWPLPVAQLSTRDGNHPMLDDRFEGLVL; from the coding sequence ATGAGCCGTTTTACCATTACCGCAACTCCCCTAGCCGGGCTTATGGTGCTTGAACGCCATCCTCGTATGGATGCACGGGGCTACCTTGAGCGGCTTTTTTGCATTGATGAGCTGAAAACGTTGCTCGCAGGCCGAACCATCCTACAAATCAACCACACATTCACGGCGCAAAAGGGCACTGTGCGCGGCCTGCACTTCCAGCATCCGCCACACGCGGAGATGAAATTCGTCCACTGCCTGCGCGGTGAAGTGTTCGACGTCGCGGTGGACCTGCGCAAAGGGTCGCCGACCTTCTTGAAATGGCATGCCGAGGTACTCACACCTGATAATCACAAGACCCTCGTCATTCCTGAAGGCTTTGCCCACGGCTTCCAGACTCTCACCGACGATTGCGAAATGCTCTACTTCCATACCGCAGCCTACCATCCCAACGCGGAAGCAGGACTTCATCCCCTTGACCTGCGTCTCGCTATCCATTGGCCGCTGCCGGTGGCGCAGCTCTCAACGCGTGACGGGAACCATCCGATGCTGGATGACCGGTTCGAGGGGCTCGTGTTATGA
- a CDS encoding class I SAM-dependent methyltransferase produces the protein MKCRHCGSPLDLVLIDLGAQPPSNAYLTPDALRAPERWYPLRVLVCEHCWLVQTEDFTRAEELFSPDYAYFSGFSTSWLAHCKRFVEEASQRFGLGPESYVVEVAANDGYLLQYVQAHGIPCLGIEPTASTAAAARTKGIAIVQDFFGVRLAQTLVSEGKQADLMIANNVLAHVPDINDFVGGFSILLKPRGVATFEFPHLLRLIVEAQFDTIYHEHFSYLSLTAVERIFSSVGLIVFDVEELPTHGGSLRVYAQRADTGTYPRSIRVDAMLEKERAAGLMDSATYSGFQARAERIKDDFLGFLLTAKREGKRVAAYGAAAKGNTLLNFAGVKPDLLPFVVDRNPAKQGKYLPGSRIPIVGEQKLEATRPDYIVILPWNLREEIMAQLVYARSWGARFVTAVPKLEVV, from the coding sequence ATGAAATGCCGCCACTGTGGCTCCCCGCTTGATCTCGTGCTGATCGACTTGGGTGCCCAACCTCCCTCGAACGCCTACCTCACTCCGGATGCATTGCGCGCGCCGGAGCGGTGGTACCCGTTGCGGGTCTTGGTTTGCGAACACTGCTGGCTGGTGCAAACGGAGGATTTCACGCGCGCCGAAGAACTGTTCAGTCCCGATTACGCCTATTTCAGCGGCTTCTCCACCTCGTGGCTTGCCCACTGCAAACGCTTTGTCGAGGAAGCCAGCCAACGTTTCGGGCTGGGGCCTGAGAGCTACGTGGTCGAGGTGGCCGCCAATGATGGCTATCTCCTGCAATACGTGCAGGCACACGGCATCCCTTGTCTTGGCATCGAGCCCACCGCGAGTACGGCTGCCGCCGCACGGACCAAAGGCATTGCCATCGTCCAGGATTTCTTCGGGGTTCGCCTAGCCCAAACGCTCGTCAGCGAGGGCAAGCAAGCCGATCTCATGATTGCCAACAACGTGCTCGCCCATGTGCCCGATATCAACGACTTCGTGGGGGGCTTTTCAATCCTGCTCAAGCCTCGCGGGGTGGCCACCTTTGAATTTCCGCATCTATTGCGGCTCATCGTCGAAGCGCAGTTCGACACCATCTATCACGAACACTTCTCCTATCTTTCCCTCACCGCCGTCGAACGCATTTTCTCCAGTGTGGGGCTGATCGTCTTCGACGTGGAAGAGCTGCCCACGCACGGCGGCAGCCTGCGGGTCTATGCCCAGCGTGCCGATACGGGTACATACCCAAGGAGCATTCGTGTCGATGCCATGCTCGAAAAGGAGCGCGCCGCCGGGCTTATGGACAGCGCGACCTATTCCGGCTTTCAGGCGCGCGCCGAACGCATCAAGGACGACTTCCTCGGCTTTTTGCTCACGGCAAAGCGCGAGGGCAAGCGCGTCGCCGCTTATGGGGCGGCCGCCAAGGGCAACACGCTGCTCAACTTTGCTGGCGTCAAGCCAGATCTTCTCCCTTTCGTCGTAGACAGAAACCCTGCCAAACAAGGCAAGTATCTACCTGGCAGCCGCATTCCCATTGTGGGGGAGCAAAAACTCGAGGCAACCCGGCCAGACTACATCGTGATCCTACCCTGGAATCTCCGCGAGGAGATCATGGCTCAGCTCGTTTATGCTAGAAGTTGGGGCGCGCGTTTCGTGACGGCGGTACCGAAGCTGGAGGTTGTATGA
- a CDS encoding DapH/DapD/GlmU-related protein, translating into MLVIHPTATISPLADVEDSVRGTLISIGARSVIDAFVKIKPAGGTGHLRIGEDCIINSGCVLYTGNGITMGNSVLVAANCTFAPVNHQYQRRDLLIRQQGFCPSKGGIVVEDDVWIGANCVILDGAILRRGCVIGAGSLVRGEIAAYSINAGQPLAVIGWRK; encoded by the coding sequence ATGCTTGTAATTCACCCGACTGCGACAATTTCACCTCTTGCAGATGTTGAAGACTCGGTACGTGGTACGTTGATCAGCATCGGGGCCCGCTCAGTCATTGATGCTTTCGTGAAGATCAAGCCGGCAGGCGGCACCGGACATTTGCGGATCGGTGAAGACTGTATCATAAACTCTGGTTGTGTTCTTTATACCGGAAATGGCATAACGATGGGAAATAGTGTGCTTGTCGCAGCAAACTGTACTTTTGCCCCTGTTAATCACCAATACCAACGACGAGACCTGCTCATTCGCCAGCAAGGATTTTGTCCGAGCAAGGGTGGCATTGTCGTCGAGGATGATGTCTGGATCGGTGCGAACTGCGTGATCCTGGATGGGGCGATTCTGCGCCGTGGATGTGTGATTGGCGCCGGATCGCTTGTGCGCGGAGAAATTGCCGCGTATTCGATCAATGCTGGCCAGCCGCTCGCGGTAATTGGGTGGCGGAAATGA
- a CDS encoding NAD(P)-dependent oxidoreductase, with amino-acid sequence MKKEVFTVLGAGGFVGQALTQWLRHRGHDVHTPERQLSPNELVTKLSGHVVYCIGLTSDFRRRPWDTVDAHVCMLRHVLSHGEFSSFTYLSSTRVYLGGQAGNEGAALTVQPELADQLYNVSKLLGESMCHTAHSAERPVRVVRLSNVVGGDLSSENFIYTLLREALTRGVIQLNSSLDSSKDYIAISDVVRMIERIAVAGQARCYNLASGRQITNAEIVEAITRLTGARVIVADNSPQIVFPQIDIGRLKSEFNFTPSSPIESLEEIVALLKQNIQRSNS; translated from the coding sequence ATGAAAAAAGAAGTGTTTACTGTGCTTGGTGCGGGAGGTTTTGTCGGCCAAGCCCTGACCCAGTGGTTGCGACATCGCGGCCATGATGTGCACACCCCAGAGCGCCAATTGTCGCCTAACGAATTGGTGACAAAACTAAGTGGTCATGTGGTGTACTGTATTGGCCTGACCTCTGACTTTCGTAGAAGGCCATGGGATACAGTGGACGCGCATGTCTGCATGCTGCGCCACGTGCTTAGCCACGGTGAGTTTTCTTCGTTCACCTATCTATCCTCAACTCGCGTTTACCTTGGCGGTCAGGCAGGGAACGAAGGGGCAGCCCTGACAGTGCAACCAGAGCTAGCTGACCAATTGTATAACGTGTCCAAGTTGCTAGGAGAGTCTATGTGCCACACGGCTCATTCTGCGGAGCGCCCTGTTCGTGTGGTTCGTCTTTCCAATGTTGTAGGTGGCGATCTTTCGTCAGAAAATTTTATATATACGCTGCTCCGTGAGGCGCTGACAAGAGGGGTTATTCAACTAAATAGTAGCCTGGACTCATCGAAAGATTATATCGCCATAAGTGATGTGGTTCGCATGATTGAGCGGATTGCTGTTGCCGGGCAAGCTCGTTGTTACAATTTAGCGAGTGGGCGACAAATCACGAATGCTGAGATTGTTGAGGCAATAACTAGACTTACTGGCGCAAGAGTCATTGTGGCAGATAATTCGCCACAAATCGTGTTTCCGCAGATTGATATTGGCCGGCTAAAAAGTGAATTCAATTTTACTCCATCGTCCCCGATAGAGAGTCTTGAAGAGATTGTGGCGTTACTTAAGCAAAATATTCAAAGGAGCAATTCATGA
- a CDS encoding cephalosporin hydroxylase family protein, producing MSQSDNTHATSFDIEKSARIAKYPDELVWIDKSHSWLISAFKNRYMYNFEILGRPIIQIPIDIVAMQELIWQIKPDLIIETGIAHGGSLILYASMLALLDVCEAAEAGTTLDPRQSRRKVLGIDIEIRPHNRAAIEAHPMAHRIQMIEASSIAPETIEQVREIARGYQRVLVCLDSNHTHDHVLAELEAYAPLVSVGSYCVVFDTIVEDLPKELFPDRPWGPGNNPKTAVWEYLKSHPEFEIDKSIQHKLLITVAPDGYLKRVR from the coding sequence ATGAGCCAAAGCGACAATACCCATGCAACTAGCTTCGATATAGAAAAATCTGCAAGAATAGCAAAATACCCAGATGAGTTGGTGTGGATTGATAAGTCACACAGTTGGCTTATAAGTGCATTTAAAAATCGATATATGTATAACTTTGAGATCTTAGGTCGGCCAATTATACAAATACCGATCGATATCGTGGCTATGCAGGAGCTCATCTGGCAGATCAAGCCGGACCTCATCATCGAAACCGGCATAGCCCATGGTGGGTCGCTCATTTTGTACGCATCCATGCTCGCACTGCTGGATGTGTGCGAAGCGGCGGAGGCAGGTACTACCCTTGACCCTAGGCAAAGCAGGCGCAAAGTGCTGGGCATCGACATCGAGATTCGCCCGCACAACCGCGCCGCCATCGAGGCGCACCCAATGGCACACCGCATCCAGATGATCGAAGCCTCCAGCATCGCGCCAGAGACCATCGAGCAGGTGAGGGAGATTGCCCGTGGCTACCAACGGGTGCTCGTTTGCCTCGATTCCAATCACACCCACGACCATGTGCTGGCAGAGCTGGAAGCCTATGCGCCGCTGGTGAGTGTGGGCAGCTATTGCGTGGTGTTCGACACGATCGTCGAGGACCTGCCCAAGGAGCTTTTTCCTGATCGCCCCTGGGGGCCGGGCAACAACCCCAAAACGGCGGTATGGGAGTACCTTAAGAGCCATCCAGAGTTCGAGATCGATAAGAGTATCCAGCACAAGCTCCTCATCACCGTCGCGCCAGATGGGTATTTGAAACGCGTCAGGTAG
- a CDS encoding lipopolysaccharide biosynthesis protein, with translation MALKRNLIANYVGQGWAAVMGVLFIPVYIHQLGIGAWGLVAFVSTLQAWLLLLDLGLTPTISREMARYTGGQHTPASILGLLRAFETVYLGIALLVCIGVAVAAGWIAEWWLGDDGLPKAHVLAALQISGVLLAGRLLEQSYRGALRGLQRQVWLNVVDGALATLRWGGAALLVSFLPKVEAFFAWHAGISILSVAVLYRKTHRLLAISGKQKPHADFRLLWSIRHISGGMAMITLLALLLTQVDKLLLSKLLTLDMDRQRSHRS, from the coding sequence ATGGCGCTGAAACGCAACCTCATCGCCAACTACGTGGGCCAAGGCTGGGCGGCCGTGATGGGGGTGCTCTTCATCCCTGTTTACATCCACCAGCTTGGCATCGGCGCGTGGGGGTTGGTGGCCTTCGTGAGTACACTGCAGGCATGGCTGCTGTTGCTAGATCTGGGGCTCACGCCAACCATCAGCCGGGAGATGGCAAGATATACGGGGGGGCAGCATACCCCGGCTTCCATCCTTGGCCTTCTGCGGGCTTTCGAGACTGTCTACCTGGGCATCGCGCTTTTGGTTTGCATTGGCGTGGCCGTTGCCGCAGGTTGGATTGCAGAATGGTGGCTCGGCGACGATGGCCTGCCAAAAGCACACGTGTTGGCTGCTCTGCAGATCAGTGGCGTCCTGCTGGCTGGGCGTCTGCTCGAGCAAAGCTATCGCGGTGCTTTGCGGGGTCTGCAGCGCCAGGTGTGGCTAAACGTCGTCGATGGAGCGCTTGCCACGCTTCGTTGGGGCGGTGCCGCTCTGTTAGTCTCGTTCTTGCCCAAGGTGGAAGCGTTTTTCGCGTGGCACGCAGGGATTTCGATCCTATCGGTGGCAGTGCTTTATCGCAAGACACATCGCCTACTGGCCATCTCGGGCAAACAGAAGCCACACGCTGATTTCCGCTTGCTCTGGTCCATTCGTCATATCAGCGGCGGTATGGCGATGATCACCCTCCTTGCGCTGCTGCTCACCCAGGTGGACAAGCTTTTGCTAAGCAAGCTGCTCACCCTCGATATGGACAGGCAACGCAGCCATCGCAGCTGA
- a CDS encoding glycosyltransferase: MQQTTPSVSIGMPVYNGAGFSRQALDSILAQTYPHFELIISDNASTDDTAEICQEYASRDSRIRYVRQEKNIGAACNFRYVLDAATHDRFIWAAADDWWDQDRLEHLVQALTPENAAVVGTIRRYVDGVPYAEYVPVTFEKGAWWRYLMREEARCEKVYYANGLLPAATPLAIMLGVFAWGASGGWQVLAVALTAGAAIESGLLLIALARMGLLAWTADFKTAAPILSASLGLLPGTFVMAFGPLIEQAIAAGLGEGSNAALTYGYKLPAAVQSILVTAIGITALPYFSAQIGQGRHAYSLHSLNKLTLALLTGGALLALPLGLFSAEIAALLYQRGAFDASATARVVPIQLAYFIQIPFALVTMLGIKAVAALRRNGLLSLYTALGVLLQALLAYALATRHGLPGIAWAAVIVSALMTITTYLTTRGTLRRLSP, encoded by the coding sequence ATGCAACAGACGACGCCAAGCGTCAGCATCGGAATGCCCGTTTACAACGGAGCAGGTTTCAGCCGGCAAGCGCTGGATTCGATCCTGGCCCAGACATATCCTCATTTCGAGCTGATCATCTCGGACAATGCGTCTACGGACGACACGGCGGAAATATGCCAAGAGTACGCATCAAGAGATTCCAGGATTCGTTACGTGCGGCAGGAGAAAAACATTGGTGCAGCTTGCAATTTTCGCTATGTATTGGATGCAGCAACCCATGATCGATTCATTTGGGCTGCGGCGGATGATTGGTGGGATCAGGATCGCCTGGAGCATCTTGTGCAGGCGTTAACACCCGAAAACGCCGCAGTCGTTGGCACTATACGCCGCTATGTTGATGGCGTTCCCTATGCGGAATACGTGCCGGTCACGTTCGAGAAGGGTGCATGGTGGCGATATTTGATGCGCGAGGAGGCAAGATGCGAAAAGGTTTACTATGCCAACGGTCTGTTGCCCGCTGCGACGCCGTTGGCGATCATGCTGGGTGTCTTCGCCTGGGGCGCATCCGGCGGTTGGCAGGTGCTGGCTGTCGCGCTCACGGCAGGGGCCGCCATCGAAAGCGGGCTGCTGCTGATCGCGCTCGCGCGGATGGGGTTGCTCGCGTGGACGGCTGACTTCAAGACCGCCGCGCCCATCCTCTCGGCGAGCCTGGGACTGCTGCCTGGCACTTTTGTCATGGCGTTTGGGCCCCTGATCGAGCAAGCCATCGCTGCCGGCTTGGGCGAAGGTTCCAACGCTGCGCTCACCTACGGCTACAAGCTCCCAGCCGCCGTGCAGAGTATCTTGGTCACCGCGATTGGCATCACCGCCTTGCCTTATTTTTCAGCCCAGATCGGGCAAGGCCGACATGCCTACAGCCTGCACAGCCTGAACAAGCTCACGCTGGCGCTGTTGACCGGTGGTGCGCTGCTGGCGCTGCCGCTGGGCCTGTTCTCGGCCGAGATCGCCGCGCTGCTCTACCAGCGTGGCGCCTTCGACGCATCGGCCACGGCGCGCGTAGTGCCGATCCAGCTAGCTTATTTTATCCAGATCCCTTTCGCGCTGGTGACCATGCTCGGCATCAAAGCCGTGGCTGCGCTCAGGCGCAATGGGTTGCTCAGCCTCTACACCGCGCTGGGTGTGTTGCTACAAGCCCTGCTGGCCTATGCGCTCGCCACGCGCCATGGTCTGCCCGGCATCGCCTGGGCGGCCGTCATCGTCTCGGCTCTGATGACCATCACGACTTACCTTACCACGCGCGGCACGCTGCGCCGACTGTCGCCATGA
- a CDS encoding glycosyltransferase, translating to MKKVCLFNFPPMENFHGYRIESFDPLSYFPKGARWSLMDLIIWGLNGWDQRRSLFDFGAAGVDRLYRERNPHYMRMVGDFIDRFRDFDLIVMSTYNFIHPEVLVRELKKPVKVLGFIDDPLSTYLRGIPYLWAFDGAFFISPGYIDDLLFEDAIRRWTDKPATWWPLVPFPYQRPANADETFFRNRDVDIVYVGNPSASKVERLIRLKRHFGARLRVHGRWPFKGYAGFVRGLFGKPVYPHRVTSLTGEQRTQLYWRAKIGFNMHVSDHPYETGNMRMYETPAHGMMMVCDKAAADAHARIFAPGTEAIYYDTLAEAIELMEHYLDHDEERIRIARAGYERYWRDYEWEANLLRFLGWCETIRTSEQGNA from the coding sequence ATGAAAAAAGTCTGCCTATTCAACTTCCCGCCGATGGAAAACTTCCACGGCTATCGCATCGAAAGCTTCGACCCCTTGTCCTATTTCCCCAAGGGGGCGCGCTGGTCGCTGATGGATTTGATCATCTGGGGCCTGAACGGCTGGGATCAGCGGCGGTCGCTTTTCGACTTTGGCGCGGCTGGCGTGGATCGGCTCTACCGCGAACGCAACCCGCACTACATGCGCATGGTCGGCGATTTCATCGACCGCTTTCGTGACTTCGATCTGATCGTCATGAGCACCTACAACTTCATCCACCCCGAGGTGCTGGTGCGTGAACTCAAGAAGCCCGTCAAGGTGCTCGGCTTCATCGATGATCCTTTGTCTACCTACCTGCGTGGAATTCCTTATCTTTGGGCATTCGATGGCGCCTTCTTCATTTCACCGGGCTATATCGACGACCTTCTTTTCGAAGACGCCATCCGGCGGTGGACCGATAAGCCGGCCACTTGGTGGCCGTTGGTTCCGTTTCCCTATCAGCGGCCCGCGAACGCGGACGAAACCTTCTTCCGTAACCGTGACGTCGATATCGTCTATGTCGGCAATCCCAGCGCATCGAAGGTCGAACGGCTCATCCGGCTAAAACGTCATTTCGGGGCCCGGCTGCGCGTTCATGGGCGCTGGCCGTTCAAGGGATATGCTGGCTTTGTACGCGGCTTGTTCGGCAAACCGGTGTATCCCCACCGGGTCACGAGCCTGACCGGAGAGCAGCGCACACAGCTTTACTGGCGCGCCAAAATCGGCTTCAACATGCACGTCTCGGATCATCCTTACGAGACCGGCAACATGCGCATGTACGAAACCCCGGCGCATGGAATGATGATGGTCTGCGACAAGGCGGCCGCCGATGCACATGCGCGGATATTCGCGCCGGGCACTGAGGCCATTTATTACGACACGCTCGCAGAGGCCATCGAACTGATGGAGCACTACCTTGACCACGACGAGGAACGCATTCGGATCGCAAGGGCGGGATACGAGCGGTATTGGCGGGATTATGAGTGGGAAGCCAACTTGCTTAGATTTCTTGGATGGTGTGAAACCATTCGAACATCCGAGCAGGGTAACGCGTAA
- a CDS encoding bifunctional 2-polyprenyl-6-hydroxyphenol methylase/3-demethylubiquinol 3-O-methyltransferase UbiG, which translates to MTLDQQKIWDYFQNEGIDSFARSSGRLEFLVRRLSPGSRVLNIGIGNGALERMALAKGVDIWSLDPSERAIEALRSALGWGEQAQVGVSQAMPFPDDYFDVVIMSEVLEHLADDVFEATLFEVARVLRPGGRFIGTVPAREKLEDSIVVCPNCGHKFHRWGHYRSFTVETLAASLKQHFAVEAAYETFFIEWESVGWWRKIQGLIKKFLSWRGIGTYGICRNIYFCARKQS; encoded by the coding sequence ATGACATTAGATCAGCAAAAGATTTGGGATTATTTCCAAAACGAGGGGATTGATTCCTTTGCGCGGAGCTCTGGGCGTCTCGAGTTTCTGGTCAGACGTCTTTCTCCAGGTTCACGAGTTCTAAACATTGGTATTGGGAATGGTGCTTTGGAGCGAATGGCCCTTGCGAAGGGTGTAGATATCTGGAGCCTTGACCCAAGCGAACGAGCGATTGAGGCGTTGAGATCTGCGCTTGGGTGGGGCGAACAAGCACAAGTGGGTGTCAGCCAAGCGATGCCGTTTCCCGATGATTACTTCGATGTGGTCATCATGTCGGAGGTTCTCGAGCATTTGGCGGACGATGTATTTGAAGCGACTTTGTTCGAGGTAGCGAGAGTCTTGCGTCCAGGTGGCCGATTTATTGGCACTGTGCCAGCCCGAGAAAAACTAGAAGATTCGATTGTCGTTTGCCCGAATTGCGGTCACAAATTTCACCGCTGGGGTCATTATCGTAGTTTTACGGTTGAAACCCTCGCGGCCAGCTTGAAACAGCATTTTGCAGTCGAGGCTGCCTATGAAACATTTTTCATAGAGTGGGAGTCTGTTGGGTGGTGGCGCAAGATACAAGGCCTGATCAAGAAATTCTTGTCGTGGCGTGGTATTGGAACTTATGGAATTTGCCGGAATATTTACTTTTGCGCACGAAAGCAAAGCTAG
- a CDS encoding class I SAM-dependent methyltransferase yields MSNLVKVRTEEFNYVKKFFLPGMSVLEIGGGSGYQASLIASTGASVVSIDVAKPLPGVEIYFPVQIYGGATLPFPDNYFDVVFSSNVLEHIQDLRATLSEVRRVMKSDGMAIHILPTSARRAWTSLSHYVHIARRLIGLVCRRYYVINTPAVPRDPGCAHHGTWAAIKRVFWDGPHGEYPSAISELWYFSRRRWLKVFQENGFDLIWDQPSGIFYTGYGVFPAISIGRRQALARVLGSATRVFVLRKAA; encoded by the coding sequence ATGTCCAATCTAGTTAAGGTGCGTACCGAGGAATTCAATTATGTTAAAAAATTCTTTCTGCCAGGAATGAGTGTTCTTGAAATTGGTGGCGGCTCTGGCTATCAGGCTAGTCTAATAGCGTCTACCGGGGCATCCGTCGTTAGCATCGATGTGGCGAAGCCACTACCAGGAGTGGAAATTTATTTCCCTGTGCAAATTTATGGTGGGGCGACACTTCCTTTCCCGGATAACTATTTCGATGTGGTGTTCTCCTCTAATGTTCTTGAGCACATCCAGGATTTGAGAGCAACGCTTTCTGAAGTGCGGCGAGTGATGAAATCGGATGGTATGGCAATACATATCCTCCCGACCTCTGCGCGGCGCGCCTGGACGAGTCTTTCGCATTACGTTCATATTGCTAGACGACTTATCGGTCTGGTTTGCCGACGATATTACGTAATAAATACACCAGCCGTGCCCCGTGATCCAGGATGTGCACATCATGGCACTTGGGCAGCCATAAAACGGGTATTTTGGGACGGACCTCACGGTGAATACCCTTCCGCCATTTCAGAGCTTTGGTATTTCAGTCGCCGGCGCTGGTTAAAGGTGTTTCAAGAGAACGGCTTCGACTTAATTTGGGATCAGCCTAGCGGAATTTTTTATACAGGCTACGGTGTGTTTCCAGCCATATCCATAGGGAGACGCCAGGCACTAGCACGTGTCCTCGGCTCGGCTACTCGAGTGTTCGTTTTACGAAAGGCAGCATGA
- a CDS encoding glycosyltransferase produces the protein MSRTVFLVRKLDPGGAERQLVALSRGLKERGRDVNVVLFYQGGVFDAELSAAGVPLHFVGKQGRWDVAGFLLRLTRILRTLRPTTIYSFLDMPNVLASLLWLLIGRPRLVWSIRAAGMEMRHYDWLARLVAKLEAALSGTADVVVANSQAGRSWGIRRGFPPGRIVVIENGIDTARFRFDSLGRQRVRSEWKIGADQTAIGLVARLDVMKDHRNFLQACALLAARRENLRFVCVGSGPADYLAELKTFAQTLGIADRVIWAGPRSDMPAVLSALDIASSSSFGEGFSNAIAEAMACERPCVVTDVGDSARIVGDTGMVVPPRDAEALASALGKGEG, from the coding sequence ATGAGTCGTACCGTTTTTCTTGTGCGCAAACTCGATCCTGGCGGCGCAGAAAGACAACTTGTGGCATTGTCCCGTGGACTCAAAGAACGGGGGCGCGACGTTAATGTCGTCTTGTTTTACCAAGGTGGGGTCTTCGATGCCGAGCTCTCCGCCGCTGGCGTGCCTTTGCATTTCGTTGGTAAGCAAGGACGCTGGGATGTCGCTGGCTTCTTGTTGCGCCTCACGCGAATCCTGCGCACGTTGCGGCCAACCACGATCTATTCCTTTCTCGACATGCCGAATGTGCTGGCTTCCTTGCTGTGGCTGCTGATTGGCCGCCCTCGGCTAGTGTGGAGCATACGCGCCGCGGGAATGGAAATGCGCCACTATGACTGGCTAGCAAGGCTGGTGGCGAAGCTGGAGGCGGCGCTAAGTGGGACAGCCGATGTCGTTGTCGCGAATTCTCAGGCCGGGAGGTCATGGGGTATTCGCCGGGGTTTTCCGCCCGGACGGATCGTGGTCATCGAAAACGGAATCGACACGGCGCGCTTCAGGTTCGACTCGCTCGGGCGTCAGCGCGTCCGCAGCGAATGGAAAATCGGCGCTGACCAAACGGCAATAGGGCTTGTGGCGCGCCTGGATGTCATGAAGGATCATCGCAACTTCCTCCAAGCATGTGCCTTGCTCGCGGCCCGGAGAGAAAACCTGCGTTTTGTCTGCGTGGGAAGTGGCCCCGCAGATTACCTTGCGGAACTGAAGACGTTCGCCCAGACGTTGGGTATTGCGGATCGGGTTATCTGGGCGGGCCCACGATCTGACATGCCTGCCGTGTTGAGCGCTCTCGACATCGCTTCTTCTTCTTCTTTCGGGGAGGGGTTCTCCAATGCGATCGCCGAAGCGATGGCCTGCGAGCGGCCGTGTGTCGTCACCGATGTGGGGGATTCGGCGCGCATCGTGGGGGACACGGGGATGGTTGTGCCGCCGCGGGATGCGGAAGCACTGGCGTCTGCCCTGGGCAAGGGGGAAGGTTGA
- a CDS encoding glycosyltransferase family 2 protein, which yields MGRRSAFVELGYDPAYGHVEDYDLWQRAWARGYKLVNLPGIVLRYCVHAGQVSARKSVEQQNKADSVRKRHWRVLLPGLGDGEINGIVEMLREGRGHTPHAFCQAL from the coding sequence ATGGGGCGACGTTCGGCATTCGTTGAGCTGGGTTATGATCCGGCCTATGGGCATGTGGAGGATTACGATCTATGGCAGCGGGCCTGGGCAAGGGGTTATAAGCTCGTCAATTTGCCTGGAATCGTTTTGCGCTACTGCGTGCATGCGGGTCAAGTTTCGGCACGAAAGTCAGTTGAGCAGCAGAACAAGGCGGATTCTGTACGCAAGCGCCACTGGCGAGTGCTATTGCCTGGCCTGGGAGACGGGGAAATCAACGGCATTGTTGAAATGCTGCGGGAAGGTAGGGGGCACACACCTCACGCCTTCTGCCAAGCCTTGTAA